A single genomic interval of Bacteroidales bacterium harbors:
- the rlmN gene encoding 23S rRNA (adenine(2503)-C(2))-methyltransferase RlmN, with the protein MRKPSLFGKTLAELQEIISELGLPGFTSSQIADWLYKKDITSIAEMTNLSKETRTKLEENFEFGLTAITKVQVSTDGTKKYLFPAGPHKYIEAAYIPEETRSTLCVSSQVGCKMGCLFCMTGKQGFQSNLTAGEIVNQVRSLPDRNTITNIVYMGMGEPFDNLDEVMKSLEIFTSDWGYGWSPKRITVSTIGIVPAIKRFLEESQCHLAVSLHTPFEEERKKLMPIETVFSLPEVLDTIRSFDFGRQRRVSFEYIMFKDLNDTPRHVKELARILNGIRCRINLIRFHPIPNTPLKGSDDATIEQFMKALNQKEIRTTIRASRGQDIYAACGLLSTKELVKRINED; encoded by the coding sequence AAAACACTTGCAGAACTTCAGGAAATCATATCAGAACTTGGATTACCAGGATTTACATCCTCTCAGATCGCTGACTGGCTTTACAAAAAGGACATCACTTCCATCGCCGAAATGACGAACCTTTCGAAGGAGACAAGAACAAAACTCGAAGAAAATTTTGAATTTGGCCTGACTGCTATCACCAAAGTTCAGGTTTCCACAGACGGCACCAAAAAGTATCTTTTTCCTGCCGGACCTCATAAGTACATTGAAGCTGCCTATATACCAGAGGAGACCAGAAGCACACTCTGCGTGTCATCACAGGTGGGCTGTAAGATGGGATGCCTTTTTTGCATGACCGGCAAACAGGGGTTTCAGTCCAATCTCACGGCGGGTGAAATAGTCAACCAGGTAAGGAGCCTTCCGGATAGGAACACAATAACCAACATCGTTTATATGGGGATGGGTGAGCCTTTCGACAACCTTGACGAAGTGATGAAAAGTCTCGAAATTTTCACATCCGATTGGGGATACGGTTGGAGCCCGAAAAGAATAACTGTTTCAACTATTGGGATTGTGCCTGCCATTAAACGGTTTCTCGAAGAAAGCCAGTGTCATCTTGCTGTGAGCCTTCACACGCCATTTGAGGAAGAGCGCAAAAAGCTTATGCCTATCGAAACGGTGTTTTCGCTGCCTGAAGTCCTCGACACCATCCGGAGTTTTGACTTTGGCCGCCAACGCCGGGTTTCTTTCGAATACATCATGTTTAAAGACCTGAACGATACACCCCGGCATGTGAAAGAACTTGCACGTATCCTCAATGGCATCCGTTGCAGAATCAATCTCATCCGGTTTCACCCCATCCCGAACACGCCACTCAAAGGTTCTGACGATGCCACTATCGAGCAGTTCATGAAAGCCCTGAACCAAAAAGAAATCCGCACAACCATCCGTGCCTCCCGAGGACAGGACATTTACGCTGCCTGTGGATTGCTTTCTACAAAAGAATTGGTAAAAAGGATCAACGAGGATTAG